Part of the Caulifigura coniformis genome, AGAAGCCGAGCGAGCAGAAGCGGCGTGAGCGTCGCCGGGCTCAGCGCCGGGCACGCATCAACAACGACCTCGCAAAGAAGTCCTGAGCACTCGTGACGGGCGACCAGTCGCCCGCTGCCTGGACCCGGGACGGATCCAATTCAAGAGCACGCCGAAGGGCGTGCTCTTTGCATTCCATGGGTTTGGAACCGTGAAATCCGCGGGACTTCCTGACGGGTGCGGGGTTCCATAGATGCCTGCCGCTGCAGCGGCGGCCTTCGGAATGCCTGTTCCCTTCGATGGTCCTATGGAACAACAAGAGATCGATGCCTGTGCCCCTTGCCGATTGGCAGGGCGCCTCCGCCTCTCCTCTGGCCAGGATGGCCGATGAGCCAGGCTGACGTTGTAGCTCCCTCGGCGCGGCCGACATTGACGGCCCTGCTCAGCTGCTGGCCGGTGGTCTGCCAGGTCGACGGCGAGCGCAGCCTTTCTGCGCCGGAAGATTCGCTGGAATCGCCGGCGCTCGCGGTCGTCACCGCCGGTCCGCTGTGGGTCCGATTCGCGAACGCCGAACCCGAAAGACTCGAGTCGGGAGACCTCATCGTCACCCACGAAACCGACAGTGCGGACATCCTCTCCCATGTGGCGGACGACCTGTCGGCGTCGAACGGGTTCTGGCGCCCGGATGATCTTTCCAGCTCGCCGGGGCTTCTGGTGGTGCGGCTGGAGTGCATCGGCACGCAGTTCGCCCCCGGGCTGATGCCACGGCCGTTTGTGATTCGTTCGCCCGGTTCAGCGGATCGGGCCCTTTCAAGTTCGCTTCTGGAAATCGTCCGGCTGGGGGTCGCGGCGCCGGTCGCCAATGCCGCGGCCACGGCGCTGTACCTGCATGTCATTCAGCAGCACCTGCAGGCGAAGCCCCGGGATGTGCAGATGCTGGCCGGGTTGTTCGATTCCGAGATCGGCCCGGTCGTCGCGGCGCTGCTGCAGTCGCCCGCGCAGGACTGGACGGTCGAGTCGCTGGCGGACGTGGGGGACATGTCCCGCTCGGCCTTTGCGCGGAAGTTCCGGGACCTGATGGGGGCGGCTCCGATCGACTTCCTGGTGGAGGTGCGGATGTGGCTGGCGGCGCGGCTGCTGAAGCAGCCCTCCCGCGACCTGAAGTCGATTGCGCGGGAAGCGGGCTATCAATCGCCGGCGGCCTTCAGCGTGGCGTTCAAGCGATGGTCGGGCGAGACGCCGTCGGACTATCGACGCCGGGGCTGAGCGGGGGCGTTTTTCGATCTCTGCGGGGATCCTGCGCGAGACGCGTCATGGACGTCCGCGAACGCTGGCGTTTCCCGGGGTTTCTCACGGCGGCACGGCTCACCACGCAGTGCCACGAGTTCCTGCCGGCAGTCCGATGGCGGACCCGGACGGAACTTGAGCCGTTCTTCAGGAGAGCCGCTGAGAGGGCTGGACGCGGCTTCCGAGCGGCAATTCTGTCCGGACTTTAGTCGAAATTGTTTTCAATGATCCTAAAAGCGCGCGCGATCGTCCTGTCCGGCGACCGCGAATTGAGGGCTTTCGAGGGGCGGTCTTAGAGTCGGCGGGAGTCGCCAGTCCGCGCGGAGAACTGCGGTTTCGCAGACAATTATATCGTAACTGGCGACTGCTAATGGATTTAGCGGATTTGAAAGGATTCGGAATGTCCCGCTCGTCGGTCACCCCGTCACCACGCCTCTCGTCTCGGACCCGTTCGACGATCGTTTCCCGATCGTTGCGTGCGTTTGGCCGGGCGAAACGGCATGGGCTGGCTTCGCTGGCGTGCCTGGCGGCCCTGGGCTGGAGTTCCGCGGTCCTCGCGCAGGGGCCTCCGGGTTCGTCGCAGAAGCGGGCGACGACCGGAGACGACGCCAGCGAAAACGGCTGGGGAGTGATCGGCCGGACCGGCCACCTGGGATTCAAGACGTTCGGCCGGGACACCTCGATCACGCCGGTCGAGATCATGCCGTACCTGATGGAAGATGAACACTTCTTCTTCAGCGACATCCGGGGCTTCGTTTCGAACGAAGCGGAGTTCGGCGGAAATGTGGGCCTTGGTTACCGCTATCTCGATGAAGGGATGATGTCGTGGTACGGGGCCAACGTTTTCTATGACATCGACAACACGACAGGGGAGATGTTCCACCAGATCGGTTTCGGCCTGGAGGCGGCGATCGAGGTGTTCGAGCTGCGGACGAACTTCTACCTGCCTGTCGGGGACACCGAGAAGCAATTCAGTTCGGGGACGCTGGCGGCCCGTTTCGAGAACAACCAGCTGCTGTTCGATTCGACGTCGCGCTTCGGGAGCGCGATGAAGGGACTTGATTTCGAGGCCGGGTCTTCGATTCCGATGCCGGTCGGTCCGTGGGGAAGCGATCTTCGCGGATTCCTGGGCGGATACTTCTTCAGCGGCGACGGCGTCGACAACATCACCGGTTTCAAGGCGCGGGCCGAACTCGACGTGAACCACGCGGTGACGACGCAGTTGCTGTACACGAACGACGGAACGTTCGGCAGCAACCTGATGGTTGGCGCCCAGGTGGAATTCCCCTGGGGCGGAAGCCATCCGTCGTCGAGCTGGAAGCGCGCGATGCCGACGCCTTACCGGTATGTTGAACGCAATTACAACGTCATCGTGGCCGAGACGCGATCGGAGATCCAGGGGATCGTCGCGATCAATCCCGCGACGGGCCTGCCTTACGAAGTGCAGCACGTTTCGGGAACGGGTTCGGCGGGCGGAGACGGGACTGCGGACGATGCGTGGGCAACCGTCGCCCAGGCGCAGGCGGCTGGCGGCGACCTCATCTGGGTCCATTCCGGAACGACGCTGACAGAACAGATCACGGTCCAGAACGGCCAGTTCGTGCTCGGCGAGACGCCGGGACAGACGATCGTGGCCCAGGGCTACGGGAACATCCAGCTTCCGAGCGGCCCGAGCACAGGACCGATGGCGGCTCCGGGGAGTTCGCCGCTCATTACCGGCGTGACGGGTCCGGCGGTGACGCTCGGGAACAACAGCACGTTCAGCGGGTTCACGATCGACGGTGTGACGGGCAACGGCGTGGTGGCCAACGGGGCCAGCAACGTGACGCTGAGGAACCTGACGCTCAGGGACATCAGCGGCGACGCCATGGTGCTCAACAACACGACGGGCAACGTCTCGATCCAGAACGTCGACTTTGAAACGGTCGGCGGCCGCGGCCTGGTGATCGACGGCGGGAACGCCACCGTGAACGCCCAGGCGACATTCACGAACGTTACGGGAGATTCGCTGACGATCG contains:
- a CDS encoding helix-turn-helix transcriptional regulator, whose translation is MSQADVVAPSARPTLTALLSCWPVVCQVDGERSLSAPEDSLESPALAVVTAGPLWVRFANAEPERLESGDLIVTHETDSADILSHVADDLSASNGFWRPDDLSSSPGLLVVRLECIGTQFAPGLMPRPFVIRSPGSADRALSSSLLEIVRLGVAAPVANAAATALYLHVIQQHLQAKPRDVQMLAGLFDSEIGPVVAALLQSPAQDWTVESLADVGDMSRSAFARKFRDLMGAAPIDFLVEVRMWLAARLLKQPSRDLKSIAREAGYQSPAAFSVAFKRWSGETPSDYRRRG
- a CDS encoding right-handed parallel beta-helix repeat-containing protein, with translation MSRSSVTPSPRLSSRTRSTIVSRSLRAFGRAKRHGLASLACLAALGWSSAVLAQGPPGSSQKRATTGDDASENGWGVIGRTGHLGFKTFGRDTSITPVEIMPYLMEDEHFFFSDIRGFVSNEAEFGGNVGLGYRYLDEGMMSWYGANVFYDIDNTTGEMFHQIGFGLEAAIEVFELRTNFYLPVGDTEKQFSSGTLAARFENNQLLFDSTSRFGSAMKGLDFEAGSSIPMPVGPWGSDLRGFLGGYFFSGDGVDNITGFKARAELDVNHAVTTQLLYTNDGTFGSNLMVGAQVEFPWGGSHPSSSWKRAMPTPYRYVERNYNVIVAETRSEIQGIVAINPATGLPYEVQHVSGTGSAGGDGTADDAWATVAQAQAAGGDLIWVHSGTTLTEQITVQNGQFVLGETPGQTIVAQGYGNIQLPSGPSTGPMAAPGSSPLITGVTGPAVTLGNNSTFSGFTIDGVTGNGVVANGASNVTLRNLTLRDISGDAMVLNNTTGNVSIQNVDFETVGGRGLVIDGGNATVNAQATFTNVTGDSLTIENTTGGSVTLTDVNISHGGGRGLVGNNLGGGLYTDDLTVTQITGDAIVINGSTESITFGGTTLIEDSLARGMVLNGLDPTEVVNVTKAITIEDLQVDSTSTGAALTVTDSEADIVIKKMTLALENGAGLVVNDVDSLKIEKGTISTTKNTAVDIEDSDTDIRLTSVSADDGTVGIRIVDSTGGFVVNGVGGLGSGGTIKNMDTAVYLENAGTVGLGRMNFTGNTNGIMSSSTDYVVLDFIQMGSTTNYAVDSRNDALHSITNSYFAENGSLGGGTIRYQADTFGTYVSQIISSTIVDNNGTPVTFTGLAGAEGSSLNLLMDSTVVYANRGGVSALDIDWKGPIGVTVNGSEFNLSESNQRAIDIVGTSATDRLTAALTNNIVNADDTSATGFRIIAAGTSTLNIVGNGIAFNGGNGVGMQFDLADDANVVLDTNVIIDNAFGATGFLFDDIAAGSTVRIDGNTMQFNSTGVVVDRGIIFTSMGETVQLSGTRNNVIQGATTPFQAPSGKTTGSFRLNGATVP